One genomic segment of Hydrocarboniclastica marina includes these proteins:
- a CDS encoding PhoX family protein has product MDTTTPNSRSTSNEKNEPAMIGRRSLMRNSVLGAAGLAFGGLIGRTASAASLPFSPDYGPLMPAMDESTGLYLISLPEGFRYKTFGWTGDLMADGTQTPSAHDGMGVVAAKGNTVTMIRNHEKRGQGAAWSRLAYDSTAIGGTTNLTFDTYRGEWGESFASLSGTSTNCAGGLTPWGSWLTCEETTAGPETNDAAKTHGWIFEVPAYGRASAEPLKAMGRFVHEAVAVDPATGIVYETEDRGTSGFYRFIPNDYGKLQNGGKLQMLRVLEGDNVNLSAGYANDTTWTVDWVDIEDPERAHEPGTTNSLGVFKQGWAQGGARLSRGEGCWYDGGYIYFVSTSGGSAGQGQIFEYEPRSEKLRLVFESPSAAVLNSPDNIAVSPRGGIILCEDGSRPKQMLHGLTRDGQIFPFAENNVVLNGEKNGLIGNYTGREWCGATFYNQWLFVNIQTPGITFAITGPWDNGSL; this is encoded by the coding sequence ATGGACACGACCACCCCAAACTCACGCTCAACATCGAACGAAAAAAACGAGCCGGCTATGATCGGTCGCCGCAGCCTCATGCGCAACAGCGTGCTGGGCGCCGCAGGCCTCGCCTTTGGTGGCCTGATTGGCCGTACCGCAAGCGCGGCCAGTCTGCCTTTCAGTCCGGATTATGGCCCACTGATGCCCGCCATGGACGAGTCTACCGGACTCTATCTCATCAGCCTGCCTGAAGGGTTCCGCTACAAAACCTTCGGCTGGACCGGCGACCTGATGGCCGATGGAACTCAAACGCCTAGTGCACACGATGGTATGGGCGTAGTCGCGGCCAAAGGCAATACAGTGACCATGATCCGCAACCACGAGAAACGGGGCCAGGGGGCAGCATGGTCGCGGCTGGCTTATGACTCGACCGCCATCGGTGGCACGACCAACCTGACCTTCGACACCTATCGTGGTGAGTGGGGTGAATCGTTCGCTTCACTTTCGGGCACTTCTACCAACTGTGCCGGCGGTCTGACCCCCTGGGGCAGCTGGCTCACATGCGAAGAAACGACAGCCGGGCCGGAGACTAACGACGCAGCGAAGACCCACGGCTGGATATTCGAAGTACCGGCTTACGGGCGCGCCTCAGCAGAGCCGCTGAAGGCCATGGGCCGTTTCGTGCATGAAGCCGTCGCTGTTGATCCTGCGACTGGCATCGTCTACGAGACAGAAGACCGCGGCACCTCTGGCTTCTATCGGTTCATCCCGAACGACTACGGCAAGCTCCAGAATGGCGGCAAGCTGCAGATGCTGCGCGTGCTCGAGGGCGACAACGTCAACCTGTCAGCCGGCTATGCCAACGACACAACCTGGACCGTGGACTGGGTCGATATCGAAGATCCGGAAAGGGCCCACGAACCTGGCACGACGAATTCGCTGGGTGTCTTCAAGCAGGGCTGGGCCCAGGGCGGCGCTCGCCTGTCAAGGGGCGAGGGTTGCTGGTACGACGGCGGCTACATTTACTTCGTTTCCACCTCTGGAGGCAGCGCTGGCCAGGGCCAGATCTTCGAGTACGAGCCACGCAGTGAAAAGCTTCGTCTGGTCTTCGAAAGCCCCAGCGCCGCTGTTCTCAACTCGCCTGACAATATTGCGGTGAGCCCGCGCGGCGGCATCATTCTGTGCGAAGACGGCAGTCGCCCCAAGCAGATGCTCCACGGCCTGACCCGCGATGGCCAGATTTTCCCTTTTGCCGAGAACAATGTGGTGCTTAACGGGGAGAAAAACGGATTAATTGGCAATTACACCGGCAGGGAGTGGTGTGGTGCCACATTCTACAACCAGTGGCTGTTCGTCAATATCCAGACCCCGGGGATCACTTTCGCAATCACCGGCCCCTGGGATAACGGCTCGCTTTAA
- a CDS encoding VPLPA-CTERM sorting domain-containing protein: MTKWIAVLALVLIPAVGSAAISYNGSLDSGAVQTGSLETESGWAQANGNDVDFWSFSGNAGESVSFIAESESTDVAFSLFTGEPDAFSQPFFFSNDSDWDLFSLVTLSSTLGNEYLLDFILPASGMFTLAIGGEVPDFLAYGTGPFGYSLQMLSQAASVPLPGAAWLMLAGLAGLVMSGKRRAS; the protein is encoded by the coding sequence ATGACAAAGTGGATTGCAGTACTTGCGCTGGTATTGATCCCGGCCGTAGGGTCGGCCGCCATAAGCTACAACGGCAGTCTCGACAGCGGAGCGGTTCAGACCGGCTCGTTGGAGACTGAAAGCGGCTGGGCACAGGCCAACGGAAACGACGTGGACTTCTGGTCTTTCTCGGGCAATGCCGGCGAAAGCGTAAGCTTCATCGCGGAAAGCGAATCGACCGACGTTGCTTTTTCACTGTTTACGGGCGAACCGGACGCGTTCAGCCAGCCGTTCTTCTTCAGTAACGATAGCGACTGGGACCTGTTCAGCCTGGTGACGCTGTCGTCTACCCTGGGTAATGAGTACCTCCTGGATTTCATCCTGCCTGCCTCGGGCATGTTCACGCTGGCAATCGGCGGCGAAGTGCCGGACTTCCTGGCCTATGGAACAGGACCTTTTGGCTATTCCTTGCAAATGCTCAGTCAGGCTGCCTCTGTGCCGCTGCCGGGCGCGGCCTGGCTGATGCTGGCCGGCCTGGCCGGACTGGTGATGTCTGGCAAGCGCCGTGCAAGTTAG
- a CDS encoding glycosyltransferase family 4 protein — MKLPDFHVPAPQKLQRRHIAIVTETFAPDVNGVANTLGYLCHGLLSAGHTVTLVRPVPTGDVSRIFDAGEHADSFQEIRVRGVPLPRYRELQIGWPSATLLRTSWAQSRPDQVYVATQGPLGWSAQRAARKLAIPVCAGFHTNFQTYSRYYGLGFMQRFITLYLRLFHNRAALTLVPTQRMQEHLLSLGIPQTAVWSRGVDCGQFSPESRDPTLRQAWGVGEEELAVLYVGRLAAEKNLRQVSATFDRLLAIHPRARLVLVGDGPLRAGLAQRYPDYIFCGMQTGTRLAQHYASGDLLLFPSKTDTFGNVVIEAMASGLPVVAYDDGAAAEHIDDSVSGLTVPLDDDEAFTRAALRLADRPSLRSRMGKAARLEALSLSWNRLVEQFLVLIPNAPPEVAEDAARQSYPPL; from the coding sequence ATGAAACTTCCAGACTTTCACGTGCCAGCCCCACAAAAACTTCAGCGACGGCATATCGCCATCGTCACCGAAACATTCGCACCAGACGTTAACGGCGTCGCCAACACCCTTGGTTACCTCTGCCACGGACTACTCTCTGCCGGACATACGGTAACCCTGGTTCGACCAGTGCCTACCGGGGACGTCTCACGCATCTTCGATGCGGGCGAACATGCGGACAGCTTTCAGGAAATCAGGGTGAGAGGCGTGCCGTTGCCCCGCTATCGCGAGCTTCAGATCGGCTGGCCCTCAGCTACGCTTTTGCGCACAAGCTGGGCACAGAGCCGCCCAGACCAGGTCTACGTCGCTACCCAGGGTCCCCTCGGCTGGTCCGCTCAGCGGGCCGCAAGAAAACTGGCAATACCCGTCTGCGCGGGCTTCCATACGAACTTCCAGACCTACAGCCGTTACTACGGCCTGGGCTTCATGCAGCGATTCATAACGCTCTACCTGCGGCTGTTCCACAATCGCGCCGCCCTAACCCTGGTGCCGACTCAACGTATGCAGGAGCACCTGTTGTCCCTGGGCATACCGCAAACCGCCGTGTGGAGCCGCGGTGTCGATTGTGGACAATTCAGCCCGGAGTCGCGCGACCCGACTTTACGGCAAGCCTGGGGCGTTGGAGAAGAAGAGCTCGCCGTTCTGTATGTGGGGCGCCTGGCCGCCGAGAAAAATCTGCGGCAGGTCAGCGCAACCTTTGACAGGCTGCTCGCCATTCACCCCAGGGCCCGCCTTGTGCTTGTCGGGGACGGCCCCCTAAGGGCGGGTTTGGCCCAGCGCTATCCCGATTACATATTTTGCGGCATGCAAACCGGCACCCGACTGGCCCAACATTATGCCAGCGGAGATCTGCTGCTCTTCCCCAGCAAAACCGACACCTTCGGCAATGTTGTCATCGAAGCCATGGCCAGCGGTCTACCGGTGGTCGCTTATGACGATGGTGCTGCGGCTGAACACATCGACGATAGCGTATCCGGGCTGACTGTCCCCCTGGACGACGATGAAGCTTTCACGCGAGCCGCGCTTCGTCTTGCCGATCGACCTTCCCTCCGCTCCCGCATGGGCAAAGCTGCACGACTTGAAGCATTGAGCCTGAGCTGGAACCGATTGGTGGAACAGTTCCTGGTTCTGATCCCAAACGCACCGCCAGAGGTTGCCGAAGATGCCGCCAGACAGAGCTACCCGCCTCTTTGA
- a CDS encoding DNA ligase has translation MAANLPHFRSIPPVFVIFFLIGLVFAPLAQTRAQPPGLMLANVYADQDDLEAYWVSEKLDGVRAYWDGAQFLSRQGNRFHAPAWFSSGFPEVPLDGELWMGRGTFEKLMGAVRQQEPDDALWQRVRFMVFDMPEARGNFDQRLGTLRRLLATPPSPYIEVVRQFRLATRAQLQSKLDSVVDGGGEGLMLHRGDSLYRAARTDDLLKVKTHDDAEARVLEHLPGQGKYAGLLGSLVVQTPAGLSFRLGTGFTDAQRRTPPPVGSLVTYKFFGKTRNGIPRFASFLRVRQEVKGISQH, from the coding sequence GCCCCGTTGGCGCAAACCAGAGCTCAACCGCCGGGGCTCATGCTGGCTAATGTTTATGCCGATCAGGACGACCTTGAGGCGTACTGGGTCAGCGAAAAGCTGGACGGCGTGCGTGCTTACTGGGACGGCGCACAGTTCCTCTCGCGTCAGGGTAACAGGTTTCATGCCCCGGCCTGGTTCAGCTCTGGCTTCCCGGAAGTCCCGCTGGATGGTGAACTCTGGATGGGGCGGGGCACGTTCGAGAAGCTTATGGGAGCGGTGCGTCAGCAGGAGCCGGACGATGCGCTTTGGCAAAGGGTCAGGTTCATGGTCTTCGACATGCCGGAAGCGAGAGGCAACTTTGATCAGCGGCTTGGCACGCTCAGGCGCTTGCTGGCTACGCCGCCGTCGCCGTACATTGAAGTGGTCAGGCAGTTTCGGCTTGCGACGAGAGCGCAGCTGCAGAGCAAACTCGATTCGGTCGTGGACGGCGGCGGCGAAGGGCTCATGCTGCACCGGGGCGATTCGCTCTACCGGGCGGCACGCACGGACGACCTGCTGAAGGTGAAAACCCATGACGATGCCGAAGCGCGCGTGCTGGAGCACTTGCCCGGGCAGGGCAAATACGCCGGCCTGCTTGGCTCGCTGGTGGTGCAGACCCCGGCAGGGCTGAGTTTCCGGCTCGGAACCGGTTTTACCGACGCCCAGCGGCGCACGCCGCCGCCCGTGGGTAGCCTGGTGACCTATAAATTCTTTGGCAAGACCCGTAACGGGATCCCCCGCTTTGCCAGTTTCCTGAGAGTCAGGCAGGAGGTTAAGGGTATTAGCCAGCACTGA
- a CDS encoding CASTOR/POLLUX-related putative ion channel translates to MSLRFPDRVKFAIERQFVKGAGFQLLVVMVAIGLISVVGGLLVAPTGEPFDDLGTAIWWAFLRLTDPGYLGDDEGSWRRFVSTLLTVSGYVVFLGALVAIMTRKLIAIMDALERGLTPVAFQHHIVVLGWNSRTLPLLRELLGSTGRVRRFLERNDARRLRLVVLSEKASASQRLELKAEPGIGAKEKQVVLRSGLAIQPDALHRVACLDAAAVILPSSSQGPDSLVTSDVETVKALLSIAAQARLNAATLPLVVAEIQDMRKRSVVERAYPGAVEVIAGDATISRLLTQNILHPGLSEVFNELLTGSKGNAIYVRSGDILPGADLQTLSSRCPRAIVMGLLRPESGGWKPMLLADSKTQIQKKDCVVLIARTYADTQPDLRVQPRPTVSRRALETSAPLKGLRASRVLVLGWNSRVPSLMSEFSSYTRRRFEVDIVSVIPAMTRDQEIREYADSEITAVCRHIEADYRIAAELRRLEPQHYDSILLLSSDRLASGEEADARTMMGYLQLDDLLAEGFLVEGDAAENKTRPQLIMELCDPDNESLLTVQQSEMLVSPLIISHVLAQVALRREFRVVFDELFTVGGAEIMFRDQGSYALDQDADFQAFEHAAARQGEIGLGVYRCVPDADGQRLQLNPDRSMPLALAEGDQLLVLGIS, encoded by the coding sequence ATGTCACTGCGTTTCCCGGATCGCGTCAAGTTCGCCATTGAACGCCAGTTCGTCAAGGGCGCCGGTTTCCAGCTGCTGGTCGTGATGGTCGCCATCGGCTTGATCTCGGTCGTCGGCGGACTCCTTGTGGCACCGACCGGCGAACCTTTTGACGACCTGGGCACGGCGATCTGGTGGGCCTTCCTGCGACTCACGGATCCTGGCTATCTGGGCGACGACGAGGGCAGCTGGCGAAGGTTTGTCTCTACGCTTCTGACTGTCAGCGGCTATGTTGTCTTTCTGGGTGCCCTGGTCGCCATCATGACCCGCAAACTGATCGCGATCATGGACGCGCTGGAGCGCGGACTGACGCCGGTTGCGTTCCAGCACCACATTGTTGTTCTGGGCTGGAATAGCCGGACACTGCCGCTGCTGCGAGAACTGTTGGGTTCGACCGGCCGGGTCAGGCGGTTTCTGGAACGGAACGATGCGCGGCGTTTACGTCTTGTGGTGTTGTCCGAGAAAGCGTCCGCATCCCAGCGACTTGAGCTGAAGGCCGAGCCCGGCATTGGCGCCAAGGAAAAACAGGTGGTGTTGCGCTCCGGGCTCGCCATTCAGCCCGATGCCTTGCATCGGGTAGCCTGCCTCGACGCCGCAGCAGTGATTCTGCCCAGTAGCTCCCAGGGTCCCGACAGCCTGGTGACATCTGACGTGGAGACCGTCAAGGCGTTACTTTCGATTGCGGCGCAGGCGCGGCTGAATGCCGCGACACTGCCCTTGGTTGTGGCTGAGATCCAGGATATGCGCAAACGCTCGGTGGTAGAGCGCGCATACCCAGGCGCGGTTGAGGTGATCGCCGGCGACGCCACTATCAGCCGCCTGCTCACCCAGAATATTCTGCATCCCGGCTTGTCCGAGGTCTTCAATGAGCTTTTGACCGGATCAAAAGGTAATGCCATCTATGTGCGATCCGGAGACATTCTGCCGGGCGCCGACCTGCAGACATTGTCCTCCCGTTGTCCGCGAGCCATCGTCATGGGGCTGTTGCGACCCGAGTCAGGCGGCTGGAAACCCATGCTGCTTGCGGATTCCAAAACACAGATACAGAAAAAGGATTGCGTGGTCCTGATAGCGCGCACTTATGCCGATACACAGCCCGATTTGCGGGTTCAGCCCCGGCCCACTGTTAGTCGCCGGGCGCTTGAGACGAGCGCGCCTTTGAAAGGCCTGCGCGCATCCCGGGTGCTGGTACTGGGCTGGAACTCACGGGTTCCGTCCTTGATGTCAGAGTTTTCCAGCTACACGCGGCGCCGGTTTGAGGTAGATATCGTGTCGGTTATTCCGGCCATGACGCGAGACCAGGAAATTCGCGAATACGCTGACTCTGAAATCACGGCGGTGTGCCGCCACATTGAAGCCGACTACCGCATTGCTGCCGAGCTCAGACGGCTGGAGCCGCAACATTACGACAGTATTCTGCTTCTGAGCAGCGACCGGCTGGCGTCAGGTGAGGAAGCCGATGCCCGAACCATGATGGGCTACCTGCAGCTGGACGACCTATTGGCAGAAGGCTTCCTGGTCGAGGGAGACGCGGCTGAAAATAAGACCCGGCCACAGCTGATAATGGAACTCTGCGACCCCGACAACGAGTCACTGCTAACCGTCCAGCAGAGTGAAATGCTGGTCAGTCCGCTGATTATCAGCCACGTTCTGGCCCAGGTAGCTCTGCGGCGGGAGTTTCGGGTGGTTTTCGATGAGCTCTTCACCGTGGGGGGCGCAGAAATCATGTTCCGCGACCAGGGGAGCTACGCGCTCGATCAAGACGCCGACTTTCAGGCGTTTGAGCACGCGGCGGCCCGCCAGGGAGAGATCGGGCTGGGCGTTTACCGGTGCGTGCCTGATGCTGACGGGCAGCGCTTACAACTCAACCCTGATCGCAGCATGCCTCTGGCGCTCGCAGAGGGGGACCAGCTGCTGGTACTCGGTATCAGCTAA
- a CDS encoding phosphatase PAP2 family protein has translation MPPDRATRLFEWVDHHEYQVCSRINRSLRYRPLRSYFSTVSKLGDGWIWYLLILGMPLADPLDGALVALQCTLTGLCCTLLYKLLKRRLSRERPFISFPTIHCAVPPLDRYSFPSGHTLHAVCFSLVIYSNYPALGLALIPFTLSVMASRVVLGLHYPSDVAAGAIIGAALALVSQHNLQPWLLSALV, from the coding sequence ATGCCGCCAGACAGAGCTACCCGCCTCTTTGAGTGGGTTGATCATCATGAGTATCAGGTCTGTAGCCGGATCAATCGTAGCCTGCGCTACCGCCCGCTGAGGAGCTACTTCTCGACTGTCAGCAAACTCGGAGACGGCTGGATCTGGTACCTGCTGATCCTGGGCATGCCGCTGGCTGATCCGCTCGACGGGGCCCTGGTCGCACTGCAGTGCACGCTAACCGGACTGTGCTGCACGCTCCTCTACAAACTTCTGAAACGGAGATTGAGCCGAGAGCGCCCTTTCATCTCCTTCCCGACGATTCACTGCGCCGTACCGCCACTGGACCGCTACAGCTTTCCCTCGGGGCATACCCTCCACGCAGTCTGCTTTTCGCTTGTCATCTATAGCAATTACCCTGCACTGGGCCTGGCCCTGATCCCCTTCACCCTGAGCGTGATGGCGTCACGTGTTGTGTTGGGCCTGCATTACCCAAGCGACGTCGCCGCCGGTGCCATCATCGGTGCCGCACTAGCGCTGGTTTCACAGCACAATTTACAGCCCTGGCTGCTTTCTGCACTGGTTTAG